In Labrys wisconsinensis, the following are encoded in one genomic region:
- a CDS encoding SDR family NAD(P)-dependent oxidoreductase, with amino-acid sequence MTRELDGRTAFVTGSGRGLGRVMAARLAELGADVAIHDIDWTAPAKYGEFSDLGAVAKEIGKHGTRVMAVTGNIGDKAAVAEMKQAIDAGLGEVHILVNCAGGDIGASGGKPNPNNALDIAFEDIQVLTNNNLIGTILVCQAFIPPMVKAGSGSVINIASAAAHMGCSPEVVYSTLKAAVVHYTRCLAKELLHEGVRINAVSPGATKTARFQATRVVDPARMDSSIRSLARYGEPEEIADAVAFLAGPRARFINGQVLRVDGGVTLFPG; translated from the coding sequence ATGACCAGGGAACTCGACGGCAGGACCGCCTTCGTCACCGGCTCCGGCCGGGGCCTCGGCCGGGTGATGGCGGCGCGCCTGGCCGAGCTCGGCGCCGACGTGGCGATCCACGACATCGACTGGACCGCGCCGGCCAAGTACGGCGAATTCTCCGACCTCGGCGCCGTGGCGAAGGAGATCGGCAAGCATGGCACCCGCGTCATGGCGGTCACCGGCAATATCGGCGACAAGGCGGCCGTCGCCGAAATGAAGCAGGCGATCGACGCCGGGCTCGGCGAGGTGCACATCCTGGTCAACTGCGCCGGCGGCGACATCGGCGCCTCCGGCGGCAAGCCCAATCCGAACAACGCCCTCGACATCGCCTTCGAGGACATCCAGGTGCTGACCAACAACAACCTGATCGGCACCATCCTCGTCTGCCAGGCCTTCATCCCGCCGATGGTCAAGGCCGGCTCCGGCTCGGTGATCAACATCGCCTCGGCCGCGGCGCACATGGGCTGCTCGCCCGAGGTGGTCTATTCGACGCTGAAGGCCGCCGTGGTCCACTACACAAGGTGCCTGGCCAAGGAGCTGCTGCACGAGGGCGTGCGCATCAACGCGGTGAGCCCGGGCGCCACCAAGACGGCGCGCTTCCAGGCGACGCGCGTCGTCGACCCCGCCCGGATGGATTCGTCGATCCGCTCGCTCGCCCGCTACGGCGAGCCGGAGGAGATCGCCGACGCCGTCGCCTTCCTCGCGGGGCCGCGGGCCAGGTTCATCAACGGCCAGGTGCTGCGGGTCGACGGCGGGGTGACGCTGTTTCCGGGGTGA
- a CDS encoding carbohydrate ABC transporter permease: MADATLPAFDPEAAAARRRHFVSRLAVYGVLGAISLVYVLPLLVIVANSFRSLPEIAANGLIAWPRSFSFHAWAEAWSTYCIGGTCAGMQGNFYNSLKMAIPATVISTLIGAVNGYILSKWRFPGSEALFACMTLGVFMPGQIALMPWAFILGKLGLTNSTYGLILIHVVQGLSFTTLFCRNYYLGIPDDLIKAARIDGAGFWRIFRRIVLPLSPPILIVTVIWQFTGIWNEYLFGVVFTSGREQPITAALVALSTNGTNVRVYDVMSAAVLIGALPPLLVYFLGGKYFVRGLTQGAIK; this comes from the coding sequence GTGGCTGACGCGACCCTTCCCGCCTTCGACCCCGAGGCCGCCGCGGCGCGCCGGCGCCACTTCGTCTCGCGCCTCGCGGTCTACGGCGTCCTCGGCGCCATCTCGCTCGTCTATGTCCTGCCGCTCCTGGTGATCGTGGCGAACTCGTTCCGGTCGCTGCCGGAGATCGCCGCCAACGGCCTGATCGCCTGGCCGAGGAGCTTCTCCTTCCACGCCTGGGCCGAGGCCTGGAGCACCTATTGCATCGGCGGCACCTGCGCCGGCATGCAGGGCAATTTCTACAATTCGCTGAAGATGGCCATTCCCGCCACGGTGATCTCGACCCTGATCGGCGCGGTCAACGGCTATATCCTGTCGAAATGGCGCTTTCCCGGCTCGGAGGCGCTGTTCGCCTGCATGACGCTCGGCGTGTTCATGCCCGGCCAGATCGCGCTGATGCCCTGGGCCTTCATCCTCGGCAAGCTCGGCCTGACCAACTCCACCTACGGGCTGATCCTGATCCACGTGGTGCAGGGCCTGTCCTTCACCACGCTGTTCTGCCGCAATTACTATCTCGGCATCCCCGACGACCTGATCAAGGCGGCGCGCATCGACGGCGCCGGCTTCTGGCGCATCTTCCGGCGCATCGTGCTGCCGCTCTCGCCGCCGATCCTGATCGTCACGGTGATCTGGCAGTTCACCGGCATCTGGAACGAGTACCTCTTCGGCGTGGTCTTCACCTCGGGCCGCGAGCAGCCGATCACCGCGGCGCTGGTGGCGCTCTCGACCAACGGCACCAATGTCCGCGTCTACGACGTGATGAGCGCCGCCGTGCTGATCGGCGCCCTGCCGCCGCTGCTGGTCTACTTCCTCGGCGGCAAGTATTTCGTGCGCGGGTTGACGCAGGGGGCGATCAAGTGA
- a CDS encoding sugar phosphate isomerase/epimerase family protein: protein MPASAEPEIPMLRIGLNPYGLTYHLGLQGRDTPRANPAGAGLDGFIAIAEELGAKVLEIYQPWLAALDARGLAALRERLAALGMVPVVSAGLAGMGPVEDTLRTAQALGARVIRLGLSPVLCGDRNAWGPKWRELTETIRNALLRLAPMAADAGLVFAIENHQDFTSRELVAFCEMAGPGLGICFDTGNAFPVAEAPLDFAHRVAPHVRHLHLKDYRVQFTGEGFRLVRCAIGDGAVPFPGITAILARHHDSLTAVLEPGALEARHVRLLTPDWWNGYAPVSAPELAACLAAARLNRLPEEVDARTPWERGADGELVAYELAMIRRSAAAMASLEWMETEA from the coding sequence ATGCCGGCATCCGCTGAGCCCGAGATCCCCATGCTGCGCATCGGCCTCAATCCCTATGGACTGACCTATCATCTCGGCCTGCAGGGGCGGGACACGCCGCGGGCGAACCCGGCCGGCGCCGGCCTCGACGGCTTCATCGCCATCGCCGAGGAGCTCGGCGCCAAGGTGCTGGAGATCTATCAGCCCTGGCTCGCCGCCCTCGACGCCCGCGGCCTCGCGGCGCTGCGCGAGCGGCTGGCCGCCCTCGGCATGGTGCCGGTGGTCAGCGCCGGGCTCGCCGGCATGGGGCCGGTGGAGGACACGCTGCGCACGGCGCAAGCCCTCGGCGCCCGCGTGATCCGCCTCGGCCTCAGCCCGGTGCTGTGCGGCGACCGCAACGCCTGGGGCCCGAAATGGCGTGAGCTGACCGAGACCATCCGCAACGCCCTCCTGCGCCTCGCGCCGATGGCCGCGGATGCCGGCCTGGTCTTCGCCATCGAGAACCACCAGGACTTCACCAGCCGCGAGCTCGTCGCCTTCTGCGAGATGGCCGGGCCGGGCCTCGGCATCTGCTTCGACACCGGCAATGCCTTCCCGGTGGCCGAGGCGCCGCTCGACTTCGCGCACCGGGTCGCGCCGCATGTGCGCCACCTCCATCTCAAGGACTACCGGGTGCAGTTCACCGGCGAGGGCTTCCGCCTGGTGCGCTGCGCCATCGGCGACGGCGCCGTGCCATTCCCGGGCATCACCGCCATCCTCGCCCGGCACCACGACAGCCTGACCGCGGTGCTGGAGCCCGGCGCGCTGGAGGCCCGCCACGTCCGCCTGCTCACGCCGGACTGGTGGAACGGCTATGCGCCGGTCTCCGCCCCCGAGCTCGCCGCCTGCCTCGCCGCGGCGCGCCTCAACCGCCTGCCGGAGGAGGTCGACGCCCGCACCCCCTGGGAGCGCGGCGCGGACGGCGAGCTCGTCGCCTATGAACTCGCCATGATCCGGCGCAGCGCCGCCGCCATGGCCTCGCTCGAATGGATGGAGACAGAGGCATGA
- a CDS encoding ABC transporter substrate-binding protein: MRLKAAALAATMALAPMAGSALAEPKTNILHQWSTGSDAAAIAKLGEMFTAAGGKWEQTSIAGHTANTLAKLRADVIAGNAPPAVQLKGPEIAEWNATGMTADLDGLAASEGWEKVVAPELLSVMKPTGKWVAAPMNIHRINWIWGSTKAMAKAGITGLPKTWAEFNADCDKAVAAKIVCLAHLSTDWTDATTFEVVLYGQDIDLYRKAFVEGDVEAMRSPGMVKALAQLRTMVSKYMDPAIAGRDYDAASNMMANGEAAFFIMGDWEIGTLTAAGFKEGADYVCAQAPTDWGKPGFILNSDSVVFFKQKDPDYVAGQTLLAKLILSPEFQVVFNQAKGSIPARLDVDLSKGFNPCQQLSHKDLEASMAAGTLVRSMAHNMTVLQKYRGAIMETVTSFVNSDTTPEEAANAMADAVEAQK, encoded by the coding sequence ATGCGTTTGAAGGCTGCGGCCTTGGCCGCGACGATGGCGCTTGCGCCGATGGCGGGATCCGCGCTCGCCGAACCCAAGACCAATATCCTGCATCAATGGTCGACCGGCTCCGACGCCGCCGCCATCGCCAAGCTCGGCGAGATGTTCACGGCCGCCGGCGGCAAGTGGGAGCAGACCTCGATTGCCGGCCACACCGCCAACACGCTGGCCAAGCTTCGGGCCGACGTCATCGCCGGCAACGCCCCGCCGGCGGTGCAGCTCAAGGGGCCGGAGATCGCCGAGTGGAACGCCACCGGCATGACCGCCGATCTCGACGGCCTCGCCGCGTCCGAGGGCTGGGAGAAGGTGGTGGCGCCCGAGCTCCTGTCGGTGATGAAGCCGACCGGCAAATGGGTAGCGGCGCCGATGAACATCCACCGGATCAACTGGATCTGGGGCTCGACCAAGGCCATGGCCAAGGCCGGCATCACCGGGCTGCCCAAGACCTGGGCCGAGTTCAACGCCGACTGCGACAAGGCGGTGGCCGCCAAGATCGTCTGCCTCGCCCATCTCAGCACCGACTGGACCGACGCCACCACCTTCGAGGTCGTCCTCTACGGCCAGGACATCGACCTCTACCGCAAGGCCTTCGTCGAGGGCGACGTCGAGGCGATGCGCAGCCCCGGCATGGTCAAGGCCCTGGCGCAGCTGCGCACCATGGTGTCGAAATACATGGATCCCGCCATCGCCGGCCGCGACTATGACGCAGCCTCCAACATGATGGCCAATGGCGAGGCCGCCTTCTTCATCATGGGCGACTGGGAGATCGGCACGCTCACCGCCGCCGGCTTCAAGGAGGGCGCCGACTATGTCTGCGCCCAGGCGCCGACCGACTGGGGCAAGCCCGGCTTCATCCTCAACTCCGATTCCGTGGTGTTCTTCAAGCAGAAGGACCCGGACTACGTCGCCGGCCAGACCCTGCTCGCCAAGCTGATCCTCTCGCCCGAGTTCCAGGTCGTGTTCAACCAGGCCAAGGGCTCGATCCCCGCCCGCCTCGACGTCGACCTCTCCAAGGGCTTCAACCCCTGCCAGCAGCTCTCGCACAAGGACCTGGAGGCTTCGATGGCGGCAGGCACGCTGGTGCGCTCCATGGCCCACAACATGACCGTCCTGCAGAAGTACCGCGGCGCCATCATGGAGACGGTCACGTCCTTCGTGAATTCCGACACCACGCCGGAGGAGGCGGCCAACGCCATGGCCGACGCGGTCGAAGCGCAGAAGTGA
- a CDS encoding GntR family transcriptional regulator: protein MTDGQSGVALEHTDQLVTYLRDAARLDADSPTALYQRLEGAFRGAIREALIPPGAAIPGERDLAQRLNLSRVTVRKAIKALVDDRLLVQRPGARTSVADRVEKPAGQFTSFSQDMLARGHQPGAVWLGRERGVALPAEAMALGLSPGAEVCRLNRLRTADAEPMAVEFSVVPAEFLPDPDLVTTSLYEALEALGHEPVRALQRLRSAVAGTEEARLLGLSRGAPVLEIERRCFLAGGRAVEYCRSRYRGDRYDFLMELQR from the coding sequence ATGACGGATGGGCAATCGGGCGTCGCGCTCGAACACACGGACCAGCTCGTCACCTATCTGCGCGATGCGGCCAGGCTCGATGCCGACAGTCCCACCGCCCTCTATCAGCGCCTGGAAGGGGCCTTCCGCGGCGCCATCCGGGAGGCGCTGATCCCGCCGGGCGCGGCGATCCCCGGCGAGCGCGACCTCGCGCAGCGCCTCAACCTCTCGCGCGTCACCGTGCGCAAGGCGATCAAGGCGCTGGTCGACGACCGCCTGCTGGTGCAGCGTCCGGGCGCACGCACCAGCGTCGCCGACCGGGTCGAGAAGCCCGCCGGCCAGTTCACCAGCTTCTCCCAGGACATGCTGGCCCGCGGCCATCAGCCCGGCGCCGTCTGGCTCGGGCGAGAAAGGGGTGTCGCCCTGCCGGCCGAAGCCATGGCGCTCGGCCTGTCGCCGGGGGCGGAGGTCTGCCGGCTCAACCGGCTGCGCACCGCCGACGCCGAGCCGATGGCGGTCGAGTTCTCGGTGGTGCCGGCCGAGTTCCTGCCCGACCCCGACCTGGTGACGACCTCGCTCTACGAGGCGCTGGAGGCGCTCGGGCACGAGCCGGTGCGGGCGTTGCAGCGCCTGCGCTCGGCCGTGGCCGGCACCGAGGAGGCGAGGCTCCTCGGCCTCTCCCGCGGCGCGCCGGTGCTGGAGATCGAGCGCCGCTGCTTCCTCGCCGGCGGCCGCGCCGTCGAATATTGCCGCAGCCGCTACCGCGGCGACCGCTATGATTTTCTCATGGAGCTGCAGCGGTAG
- a CDS encoding ABC transporter ATP-binding protein: MSSLTIRSLRKSYGSLEVLRGIDLEAETGEFVALVGPSGCGKSTLLAMIAGLESVTAGEIRIGGRLVNAVAPKDRDIAMVFQSYALYPTMTVRENITFGMESRGVPRAQQDEAVARVAALLQIEPLLRRKPGQLSGGQRQRVAMGRALVRDPKLFLFDEPLSNLDAKLRVDMRTEIKKLHHRVGKTTVYVTHDQVEAMTLASRIAVMHQGSVQQFDEPQTIYDRPANMFVAGFMGSPSMNFIPAELTGEGRAVTIRLAGGEAAELALHRPAPVAAAGRAVVLGVRPEHLFRHDPDLATRKPCIATLSAPVELVEPTGAETMAVLRLGALEVVGRFDPDGAPRMGEMLPLGIDMAHACLFDPETRTLI; this comes from the coding sequence ATGTCCTCGCTGACCATCCGCAGCCTGCGCAAGAGCTACGGCTCCCTGGAGGTGCTCCGGGGCATCGACCTCGAGGCCGAGACCGGCGAGTTCGTCGCCCTGGTCGGCCCGTCCGGCTGCGGCAAGTCGACCCTGCTCGCCATGATCGCCGGCCTCGAGAGCGTCACCGCGGGCGAGATCCGCATCGGCGGGCGCCTGGTCAACGCGGTGGCGCCGAAGGACCGCGACATCGCCATGGTGTTCCAGTCCTACGCGCTCTACCCGACCATGACGGTGCGCGAGAACATCACCTTCGGCATGGAGAGCCGCGGCGTGCCGAGGGCGCAGCAGGACGAGGCGGTGGCGCGCGTCGCCGCGCTCCTGCAGATCGAGCCGCTGCTCAGGCGCAAGCCCGGCCAGCTCTCCGGCGGCCAGCGCCAGCGCGTCGCCATGGGCCGGGCGCTGGTGCGCGACCCCAAGCTGTTCCTGTTCGACGAGCCCTTGTCCAACCTCGACGCCAAGCTGCGCGTCGACATGCGCACCGAGATCAAGAAGCTGCACCACCGCGTCGGCAAGACCACGGTCTATGTCACCCACGACCAGGTGGAGGCGATGACGCTGGCCTCGCGCATCGCGGTGATGCACCAGGGCAGCGTCCAGCAGTTCGACGAGCCGCAGACCATCTACGACCGGCCTGCCAACATGTTCGTCGCCGGCTTCATGGGCTCGCCCTCGATGAACTTCATCCCGGCCGAGCTCACCGGCGAGGGCAGGGCGGTCACCATCCGTCTCGCCGGCGGCGAAGCGGCGGAGCTGGCGCTGCACCGGCCCGCGCCGGTCGCCGCCGCCGGTCGCGCAGTGGTGCTGGGCGTGCGCCCCGAGCACCTCTTCCGCCACGATCCGGACCTCGCCACCCGCAAGCCCTGCATCGCCACCCTGTCGGCGCCGGTCGAGCTGGTCGAGCCGACGGGCGCGGAGACCATGGCGGTGCTGAGGCTCGGGGCGCTGGAGGTGGTCGGCCGCTTCGACCCCGACGGCGCGCCGCGCATGGGCGAGATGCTGCCGCTCGGCATCGACATGGCGCATGCCTGCCTGTTCGACCCCGAGACCAGGACCCTGATCTGA
- a CDS encoding SDR family NAD(P)-dependent oxidoreductase encodes MAFATYPSLSGRVVLVTGGASGIGADMVRAFAANGARVAFPDILVEDGERLAAELADAAHPPLFLACDVTDIPALQAAIVTTRERLGPIAVLVNNAANDERHRIAEVTPDYWDRSQDINLRPHFFAAQAVHPQMVELGHGSIINFSSIAWRAGADQMVAYAAAKAGVLGLTRALAKAFGPDNIRVNAIEPGAVITERQRRLWYPTPESVDAMVQRQALKTVLLGEEIARTALFLAADDSRMITKQAITVDAGIR; translated from the coding sequence GTGGCCTTTGCAACCTATCCCAGCCTCTCCGGCCGCGTCGTCCTGGTGACCGGCGGCGCCAGCGGCATCGGCGCCGACATGGTGCGCGCCTTCGCCGCCAACGGCGCCAGGGTCGCCTTTCCAGACATCCTGGTCGAGGACGGCGAGCGCCTCGCCGCCGAGCTCGCCGACGCCGCCCATCCGCCGCTGTTCCTCGCATGCGACGTCACCGACATTCCCGCGCTGCAGGCGGCGATCGTCACGACGCGCGAGCGCCTCGGCCCGATCGCCGTGCTGGTCAACAATGCCGCCAACGACGAGCGCCACCGCATCGCCGAGGTGACGCCGGACTATTGGGACCGCTCCCAGGACATCAACCTGCGCCCGCATTTCTTCGCGGCGCAGGCGGTGCATCCGCAGATGGTCGAGCTCGGCCACGGCTCGATCATCAATTTCTCCTCGATCGCCTGGCGCGCCGGCGCCGACCAGATGGTCGCCTATGCCGCGGCCAAAGCCGGCGTGCTCGGCCTGACGCGGGCGCTGGCCAAGGCCTTCGGGCCCGACAACATCCGCGTCAACGCCATCGAGCCCGGCGCGGTCATCACCGAGCGCCAGCGCCGGCTCTGGTATCCGACGCCCGAGAGCGTCGATGCCATGGTGCAGCGCCAGGCGCTCAAGACCGTGCTGCTCGGCGAGGAGATCGCCCGCACCGCCCTGTTCCTCGCCGCCGACGACAGCCGGATGATCACCAAGCAGGCGATCACCGTCGATGCCGGCATCCGCTGA
- a CDS encoding carbohydrate ABC transporter permease, which yields MATIVTDMSGVEAARPPLRDRLAAALPFLVLVPSLLATFVYVFGFTIWTLYISLSDSSQLPSYGFVGLEHYVSLWNNKRWNIAYTNLFLFSAFYVVLAMAVGLVLAICIDQRVRGEAGWRTIFLYPLAVSFIVTGTVWSWLYSPNAGIEFFVRSLGWSDFTFRLTTNRTLAIYAIIATGIWQSSGFAMALLLAGLRSVDQDLVKAAQIDGASAFRTYRKVILPTIGPIFIAVAVVLLQFAIKTFDLVVALTNGGPGIATTFPAIYVFDLMFQRGQIAEGAAAAVMMLMALSVVLVPYALWVVWRRRGEAGRG from the coding sequence ATGGCGACCATCGTGACCGACATGTCAGGCGTGGAGGCGGCGCGGCCGCCTCTGCGCGACCGGCTGGCCGCGGCCCTGCCGTTTCTCGTGCTCGTTCCTTCGCTGCTGGCGACCTTCGTCTATGTCTTCGGCTTCACGATCTGGACGCTCTACATCTCGCTCTCCGACAGTTCGCAGCTGCCGAGCTACGGCTTCGTCGGCCTGGAGCACTACGTCTCGCTGTGGAACAACAAGCGCTGGAACATCGCCTACACCAACCTCTTCCTGTTCAGCGCCTTCTATGTCGTGCTCGCCATGGCGGTGGGGCTGGTCCTGGCGATCTGCATCGACCAGCGGGTGAGGGGGGAGGCGGGCTGGCGCACCATCTTCCTCTATCCCCTGGCGGTCTCCTTCATCGTCACCGGCACGGTGTGGAGCTGGCTCTACAGCCCGAATGCCGGCATCGAGTTCTTCGTGCGGAGCCTGGGCTGGAGCGACTTCACCTTCCGCCTCACCACCAACCGGACCCTGGCCATCTACGCCATCATCGCCACCGGCATCTGGCAGTCCTCGGGCTTCGCCATGGCACTGCTGCTGGCCGGGCTGCGCTCGGTCGACCAGGACCTGGTCAAGGCGGCGCAGATCGACGGCGCCTCGGCCTTCCGCACCTATCGCAAGGTGATCCTGCCGACCATCGGCCCGATCTTCATCGCCGTGGCGGTGGTCCTCCTGCAGTTCGCCATCAAGACCTTCGATCTGGTGGTGGCCCTCACCAATGGCGGCCCCGGCATCGCCACCACCTTTCCCGCCATCTACGTCTTCGACCTGATGTTCCAGCGCGGCCAGATCGCCGAGGGCGCGGCGGCGGCGGTCATGATGCTGATGGCGCTCTCCGTGGTGCTGGTGCCCTATGCGCTCTGGGTGGTCTGGCGCCGCCGAGGGGAGGCCGGCCGTGGCTGA